One window from the genome of Bacteroidia bacterium encodes:
- a CDS encoding four helix bundle protein gives MTKTSNPIVDKTFEFAGNILDLNSRLMEQKQYVLAKQVARSGTSIGANVRESQRAVSKADFINKLGIALKEADETQYWLELIEKKIFKIDSKLKIELNEIISLLVAIINSSKKNLKQPF, from the coding sequence ATGACTAAAACGAGCAATCCAATTGTAGATAAAACATTTGAATTTGCTGGAAACATTTTAGACTTAAATTCGAGATTAATGGAACAAAAACAGTATGTACTTGCGAAACAAGTTGCAAGAAGCGGAACATCAATTGGAGCTAATGTAAGAGAATCTCAACGAGCCGTAAGTAAGGCGGATTTTATAAATAAATTGGGTATTGCATTAAAAGAGGCGGACGAAACACAATATTGGTTGGAGTTAATTGAAAAAAAGATTTTTAAAATAGACAGTAAATTAAAAATAGAATTAAACGAAATTATAAGTCTTTTAGTGGCAATTATTAATAGTAGCAAAAAAAATTTAAAGCAGCCTTTTTGA
- the atpG gene encoding ATP synthase F1 subunit gamma gives MANLKEVRNRITSVSSTQQITSAMKMVSAAKLRRAQDAIVQMRPYADKLREILENLSSSLGSSDSSFSKKRDVKKVLLIVVTSNRGLCGAFNTNVNKRAQRLANNEYKNQKVSVLCVGKKANDFFKKTDIPIFDGGLAKEIAAIFDHVSFDHIAPIAESVMNAFLSSEFDKVEVIYNQFKNAAVQQTVTEQFLPVIPTVAHTSGGKKGHTIDYIFEPDKEFIVKDLIPRSLKTQFYKAILDSHASEHGARMTAMHKATDNAKDILRNLKLSYNKARQAAITNEILEIVGGAEALKG, from the coding sequence ATGGCAAATTTAAAAGAAGTACGTAACCGGATAACCTCGGTTTCATCTACGCAGCAAATTACCAGCGCCATGAAAATGGTGTCTGCCGCTAAGTTGAGAAGAGCACAAGATGCCATTGTGCAAATGCGTCCGTATGCAGATAAATTACGCGAAATTTTAGAAAATTTAAGTTCCAGTTTAGGAAGTTCTGATAGTTCTTTTTCTAAAAAAAGAGACGTAAAAAAAGTACTTTTAATCGTTGTTACATCCAATCGCGGATTGTGCGGAGCCTTTAATACTAACGTTAACAAGAGAGCACAACGTTTGGCGAACAACGAATATAAAAATCAAAAGGTAAGTGTATTGTGTGTTGGGAAAAAAGCGAATGACTTCTTCAAAAAAACAGACATTCCTATTTTCGATGGAGGATTGGCGAAAGAAATTGCTGCTATTTTTGATCACGTAAGTTTTGATCACATCGCGCCAATTGCGGAAAGTGTGATGAATGCTTTTCTATCTTCCGAATTTGACAAGGTAGAAGTGATTTACAATCAGTTTAAAAATGCGGCTGTGCAACAAACCGTTACCGAACAATTCTTGCCAGTAATTCCCACTGTGGCACATACTTCGGGCGGAAAAAAAGGACATACCATTGATTATATTTTTGAACCGGATAAAGAATTTATTGTGAAAGATTTAATTCCGCGCTCATTAAAAACTCAATTTTACAAAGCCATTTTAGATTCACATGCTTCGGAACACGGAGCGCGTATGACGGCGATGCACAAGGCAACCGACAATGCAAAAGATATTTTGCGTAACCTCAAATTGAGTTATAACAAAGCTCGTCAGGCTGCCATTACCAACGAAATCCTCGAAATTGTTGGCGGAGCAGAAGCACTAAAAGGTTAA